Proteins encoded by one window of Paenibacillus urinalis:
- a CDS encoding aminotransferase class I/II-fold pyridoxal phosphate-dependent enzyme, with protein MGVFSADIVQLQQTIEHKIESRLREVDLIVDSNQWKVIDAFQKHQVSDFHFAGSTGYAYNDRGREILDEVYADVFGAEAALVRPHFASGTHTIATALFGVLRPGDELLYITGKPYDTLHKVIGKPGDGTGSLYDFGITYRETDLTPEGVVDFAAVEQSIHSNTKVIGIQRSRGYDWRSSFTVQQIKEMIEKVKAIKPDVIVFVDNCYGEFTEEQEPTEVGADLIAGSLIKNPGGGIAETGGYICGKAEYVQLAAYRLTAPGIGGEVGAMLGTTRGIYQGLYLAPSTVGQAIKGSVFASAMFEAVGFETKPAWNEIRTDLIQAVSFSGPEHLIAFVQGIQRAAAVDSHVVPEPWDMPGYEHPVIMAAGTFIQGGSLELSADAPIREPYIGYMQGGLTYSHVKYGVLMALQTMKNRNLL; from the coding sequence ATGGGTGTTTTTTCAGCAGACATTGTTCAGCTTCAGCAAACGATTGAGCACAAGATCGAATCAAGGCTGCGAGAAGTAGACCTAATCGTCGACAGCAATCAATGGAAGGTAATAGATGCATTCCAGAAGCATCAAGTAAGTGACTTCCATTTTGCAGGCTCTACGGGCTACGCTTATAACGATCGCGGCCGAGAAATATTAGACGAAGTATACGCCGACGTGTTTGGAGCGGAGGCGGCTTTGGTGCGTCCACATTTTGCATCCGGTACGCATACGATTGCCACCGCTCTTTTTGGTGTGCTAAGACCTGGAGATGAGCTCTTGTACATTACGGGCAAGCCTTACGACACGCTTCATAAGGTGATCGGCAAGCCAGGGGATGGCACGGGATCCCTGTACGATTTTGGGATTACATACCGCGAAACGGATCTGACTCCTGAAGGTGTAGTGGACTTCGCAGCGGTAGAACAGTCGATCCATTCTAATACGAAGGTCATCGGCATTCAACGTTCACGGGGCTATGACTGGCGCTCATCCTTTACCGTGCAGCAGATCAAAGAAATGATTGAGAAAGTCAAAGCGATTAAGCCGGATGTCATTGTATTCGTAGATAATTGTTATGGGGAATTTACAGAGGAACAGGAGCCGACGGAGGTAGGCGCGGACCTGATTGCAGGCTCTCTGATCAAAAATCCGGGTGGAGGCATTGCCGAGACAGGGGGGTATATCTGCGGTAAAGCAGAGTATGTCCAACTGGCTGCATACCGCTTAACTGCGCCTGGCATTGGAGGAGAAGTAGGTGCTATGCTGGGTACCACTAGAGGGATATATCAGGGATTGTACCTGGCTCCATCCACCGTCGGACAAGCCATCAAGGGGAGTGTTTTTGCCTCAGCCATGTTCGAAGCGGTCGGTTTTGAAACAAAGCCGGCATGGAATGAAATACGGACCGATCTGATTCAGGCTGTATCCTTTAGCGGTCCAGAGCATCTCATCGCATTCGTACAAGGTATTCAGCGGGCCGCTGCAGTGGACAGTCATGTCGTGCCGGAGCCTTGGGATATGCCGGGTTATGAACATCCGGTTATTATGGCTGCAGGAACCTTTATTCAAGGAGGCAGTCTCGAGCTCTCGGCTGATGCGCCGATTCGCGAGCCTTATATCGGCTACATGCAAGGCGGACTAACTTATTCTCATGTGAAATACGGTGTGCTCATGGCGTTACAAACGATGAAAAATCGTAATTTACTGTAA
- the hfq gene encoding RNA chaperone Hfq: MTKSINIQDTFLNQMRKENIPATIFLVNGFQIRGTVKAFDNYTIVVDSDGRQQMIYKHAISTFTPQRNISLMQNGSGEE; encoded by the coding sequence ATGACCAAGTCCATCAACATCCAAGATACGTTCTTGAATCAAATGCGCAAAGAAAATATTCCAGCTACTATTTTTCTCGTCAACGGTTTTCAAATTCGCGGGACTGTCAAGGCATTTGATAACTATACCATTGTTGTCGACAGTGACGGACGCCAGCAAATGATTTACAAACATGCCATATCCACCTTTACACCACAACGGAATATTTCTCTTATGCAAAATGGCAGTGGTGAAGAATAA
- a CDS encoding MerR family transcriptional regulator has product MGDEIRRNMALFPIGIVMKLTDLSARQIRYYEQHNLIVPARTSGNQRMFSFNDVERLLEIKALIEKGVNIAGIKQVMNPVTKESEEATIITADTEVKRRELSDSQLHRLLKQQLVSGGKRPGQVSLIQGELSRFFNKK; this is encoded by the coding sequence ATGGGTGACGAAATACGCAGAAACATGGCCTTATTTCCAATTGGTATTGTGATGAAGCTTACTGATTTGTCTGCACGCCAGATCCGCTACTATGAACAGCATAATTTGATCGTACCTGCACGTACCTCGGGCAATCAAAGAATGTTTTCTTTTAATGATGTTGAACGATTGCTTGAGATTAAAGCCCTCATTGAGAAGGGTGTAAACATAGCTGGAATCAAACAAGTGATGAATCCTGTCACGAAAGAGTCAGAGGAAGCAACGATCATTACAGCGGACACCGAGGTGAAGCGCAGAGAGCTGTCTGATTCGCAGCTCCACCGTTTACTTAAGCAGCAGCTGGTGTCTGGCGGCAAACGCCCGGGTCAGGTATCCCTGATTCAAGGGGAGTTGTCGAGATTCTTTAACAAGAAGTGA
- a CDS encoding YdcF family protein: MAFEQAKPINNTPRNTKFLRSAFRILTALVIIGLIWVVYVQWKIFNPKETTEFADPVDAGIVLGASLWGDEPSPGLAERLDKAIELHEAGSFRYFIVTGGLDSPQHRLTEAEGMQRYLVEHGVEPSRILLENEATSTYENLLFSQRIMTDQGLASSIIITHDFHGMRSLEIAEFLDYEAPLLSLAESVAMPFLPSQIRETLAYTKWKLDAALLSFQ, from the coding sequence ATGGCATTTGAGCAAGCAAAACCTATAAATAATACACCCAGGAACACGAAATTTTTGCGAAGTGCATTTAGGATATTAACAGCACTCGTAATTATTGGACTGATCTGGGTCGTTTATGTACAATGGAAAATTTTTAATCCGAAGGAGACAACGGAATTTGCTGATCCTGTTGACGCGGGCATTGTACTGGGGGCGTCGCTCTGGGGCGACGAACCCAGCCCGGGTCTCGCTGAACGGCTGGACAAGGCTATTGAGTTGCATGAAGCAGGGAGCTTCAGATACTTTATCGTTACCGGTGGATTGGACAGTCCTCAGCACCGACTTACCGAGGCCGAGGGGATGCAGCGCTATCTTGTAGAGCATGGTGTGGAGCCATCTCGTATTTTGCTAGAGAATGAAGCGACCAGTACGTACGAGAATTTATTGTTCAGCCAGAGAATTATGACAGATCAGGGCCTTGCTTCATCGATTATTATTACGCATGATTTTCACGGTATGCGATCACTTGAAATCGCCGAGTTTCTTGATTATGAAGCACCACTGCTCTCACTTGCTGAATCTGTGGCTATGCCATTTTTGCCAAGCCAAATTCGGGAAACGCTTGCTTATACGAAGTGGAAGCTGGATGCCGCTCTTCTGAGCTTTCAGTAA
- the miaA gene encoding tRNA (adenosine(37)-N6)-dimethylallyltransferase MiaA, with the protein MTETQKPKLLVLVGPTAVGKTKMSIELAKTFQCEIISGDSMQVYRRMDIGTAKIKPEEMGGIPHHLIDIHEPDYPYSVAEFQEESRRLIREIHERGKLPFIVGGTGLYVESVCYDFQFSEAGSDEQFRKAQFDFADANGAEALHQKLREVDADSAARLHPNDVRRVVRSLEIYHMTGVKQSEQLAAQNKQSPYELCIVGLTMDREMLYNRIEDRIDEMMEEGLVEEVASLLSQGVGPGSISMQGLGYKEIAAYLRGEVPLDIAVSELKRDTRRFAKRQLSWFRHMKDIQWVDMTDTANFSTNFATIRDIIADKLNLEHDYSSNQSN; encoded by the coding sequence TTGACAGAAACTCAAAAGCCTAAGCTGCTAGTCCTGGTGGGACCTACTGCCGTAGGCAAGACAAAAATGAGTATCGAACTGGCTAAGACCTTTCAATGCGAAATTATCTCAGGAGATTCCATGCAGGTCTACAGACGGATGGACATCGGGACGGCGAAGATCAAGCCTGAGGAAATGGGAGGTATCCCTCACCATCTTATCGACATTCATGAGCCGGATTACCCATATTCTGTCGCAGAATTTCAAGAGGAGAGCCGCAGGTTGATTCGAGAGATACATGAGCGCGGTAAGCTGCCTTTTATCGTAGGAGGAACTGGTCTGTATGTTGAATCGGTATGCTACGATTTTCAATTCTCTGAAGCAGGCTCTGACGAACAATTTAGAAAAGCACAGTTTGATTTTGCGGATGCAAACGGAGCGGAGGCATTGCACCAGAAACTTCGGGAGGTAGATGCAGACAGTGCCGCAAGACTTCATCCAAACGATGTGCGCAGAGTGGTGCGATCCCTTGAAATATATCACATGACCGGAGTCAAACAATCCGAGCAGCTGGCTGCACAGAATAAGCAGTCTCCCTATGAACTCTGCATCGTCGGTTTGACAATGGATAGAGAAATGCTATATAACCGTATTGAAGACCGAATTGACGAAATGATGGAGGAAGGGCTGGTAGAGGAGGTTGCTTCACTTCTCAGCCAAGGTGTGGGTCCCGGCTCTATTTCCATGCAAGGTCTTGGTTACAAAGAAATTGCTGCATACCTGCGTGGAGAAGTGCCGCTGGATATAGCAGTTAGTGAACTGAAGAGGGATACGCGTCGCTTCGCCAAACGACAGCTGTCCTGGTTCCGTCATATGAAGGATATTCAATGGGTGGATATGACGGACACAGCAAATTTTTCTACGAACTTCGCTACTATACGTGATATAATAGCAGATAAGCTGAATTTGGAGCATGATTATTCTTCAAATCAATCTAATTGA
- a CDS encoding AAA family ATPase: MNGRAMAAGERPEGRPSRQINVVLRNQPEGYGLNKESISDPEETAASLKNNPQFAMYQDIQKELDQLVGLESIKDFVFEIYAFLQIAQMRSDAGLMSGSHVYHMVFKGNPGTGKTTVARIVAKLFQKMGVLTKGHLIEVERADLVGEYIGHTAQKTRDLVKKSLGGILFIDEAYSLARGGEKDFGKEAIDTLVKAMEDHKNQFILILAGYSDEIDFFMQTNPGLPSRFPIQIEFPDYTIDQLIQISELMAKDRDYILMPQTILKLKQQLLDEKNETSQAFSNARYVRNLIEKSIRHQAVRLLNQYSSGNPGKLELMTLRVEDLKLDKK, encoded by the coding sequence ATGAACGGAAGAGCGATGGCAGCAGGAGAGCGGCCGGAAGGCAGACCTTCCAGGCAGATCAATGTCGTTTTGCGTAATCAGCCAGAAGGCTATGGTCTGAATAAAGAGTCGATATCAGATCCGGAAGAGACTGCCGCCTCTTTGAAGAACAATCCGCAGTTTGCGATGTATCAGGATATACAGAAGGAATTGGATCAGCTGGTGGGCCTCGAGAGCATTAAGGATTTTGTGTTTGAAATTTATGCATTCCTGCAAATTGCACAGATGAGATCTGATGCGGGACTCATGAGCGGTTCTCATGTGTATCATATGGTGTTCAAAGGCAATCCCGGTACCGGCAAGACAACGGTTGCTCGTATCGTCGCCAAGCTGTTTCAGAAGATGGGGGTCCTGACCAAAGGGCATCTTATTGAGGTCGAGAGAGCTGATTTGGTCGGCGAGTATATTGGTCACACGGCTCAAAAAACGAGAGATTTGGTGAAAAAGTCGTTAGGCGGTATTCTGTTTATTGATGAAGCCTACAGCTTGGCACGCGGCGGTGAGAAGGATTTTGGCAAAGAGGCGATTGATACGCTTGTTAAAGCGATGGAAGATCACAAGAATCAATTTATATTGATTCTTGCGGGCTATTCTGACGAGATTGATTTCTTCATGCAGACCAATCCCGGACTTCCGTCCAGATTCCCGATTCAGATCGAATTTCCTGACTATACCATTGATCAGTTGATTCAGATTTCAGAGCTTATGGCTAAGGATCGAGATTATATTTTGATGCCGCAGACCATACTCAAGTTAAAGCAGCAACTGCTTGATGAGAAAAATGAAACGTCACAAGCGTTCAGTAACGCACGGTATGTTCGCAATTTGATTGAGAAATCGATTAGGCATCAAGCGGTCCGGCTGCTGAATCAGTATTCCTCAGGAAACCCTGGCAAGCTGGAGCTGATGACACTTCGGGTTGAGGATTTGAAGCTAGACAAGAAATGA
- the hflX gene encoding GTPase HflX codes for MSNSTHETSTEIKDKAVLVSLVTDEVKRSGINPEYSLEELVKLAETAGVEVLSVISQNRETPDSKWFIGKGKVEELRAAAEELGATTAIFDQELSGAQVRNLEESLDLKIIDRTQLILDIFAQRAHTREGIIQVELAQHSYLLPRLSGHGKNLSRLGGGIGTRGPGESKLETDRRHIRGRITDLKRQLEEVTRHRTLHRERRKKSGVIQVALVGYTNAGKSTLLKQLTSADVYIENQLFATLDPTSRTLELPSGKEIVLTDTVGFIQNLPHELVAAFRATLEEVNEADLILHVVDASSTMREEQMNVVEKLLQELGASDKPQIVLFNKKDACSPEQLQMLPTGKGYRKISAFDEQDLLSIRELIQEELTGDTVKFRIPAERGDITSVVYRIGDVIETTYDENDVIYEVQVQKGEYEKHGYLLKDFIDSSN; via the coding sequence ATGAGTAACTCCACACATGAAACATCCACGGAGATAAAAGATAAGGCTGTATTAGTCAGCTTAGTGACCGATGAAGTTAAGCGGTCAGGCATTAACCCTGAGTATTCGCTTGAAGAGCTCGTTAAGCTTGCGGAAACTGCAGGTGTTGAAGTGCTTAGCGTCATATCTCAGAATCGGGAGACTCCAGACTCCAAATGGTTTATCGGAAAAGGTAAGGTAGAAGAGCTTCGTGCAGCGGCAGAGGAGCTTGGTGCGACTACCGCTATTTTTGACCAAGAGCTGTCTGGAGCACAGGTTCGCAATCTCGAAGAAAGCCTTGATCTGAAAATTATAGATCGAACCCAGCTTATCCTGGATATTTTTGCACAGCGTGCTCATACGAGAGAGGGTATTATTCAGGTAGAGCTGGCACAGCATTCTTACCTTCTGCCAAGACTGTCTGGACACGGCAAGAACCTGTCACGTCTTGGCGGGGGGATCGGAACAAGAGGACCGGGTGAGAGCAAGCTGGAGACGGACCGCAGACATATTCGCGGACGGATTACCGACCTGAAACGGCAATTAGAAGAGGTGACCCGTCACCGTACGCTGCACCGGGAACGCCGTAAGAAGAGCGGAGTAATTCAAGTAGCATTGGTCGGTTATACGAATGCCGGAAAGTCTACACTGCTTAAACAGCTGACATCGGCTGATGTTTATATTGAGAACCAGTTGTTTGCAACTCTTGATCCGACTTCCCGAACGTTGGAACTGCCGAGCGGCAAAGAAATTGTGTTAACGGATACAGTAGGCTTTATACAGAACCTTCCGCATGAGCTGGTTGCTGCATTCAGGGCAACGCTCGAAGAGGTGAATGAGGCAGATCTCATCCTGCATGTTGTTGATGCTTCTTCTACGATGAGAGAGGAGCAAATGAATGTTGTTGAAAAGCTGCTGCAGGAGCTGGGTGCTTCCGATAAACCACAAATTGTGCTGTTTAACAAGAAGGATGCCTGTTCTCCCGAGCAGCTGCAAATGCTTCCGACGGGCAAGGGCTACAGAAAAATAAGTGCATTTGATGAGCAGGATCTGCTGAGCATTCGTGAATTGATACAGGAAGAACTAACTGGAGATACGGTTAAGTTTAGAATTCCCGCGGAGCGAGGAGATATCACCTCTGTTGTCTATCGAATCGGCGATGTGATCGAAACGACCTATGATGAGAATGATGTTATTTATGAAGTACAGGTCCAAAAGGGCGAATATGAGAAGCATGGGTATCTGTTAAAAGATTTTATTGACTCGTCAAATTGA
- a CDS encoding class I SAM-dependent methyltransferase: MIITTGDTNAKTLAERAVRLAEVTHSSYVQRNKASLAKLSEQYGDEDIIVVVTNGVRLIRPGEPVLEFHPSMGFVRAKRVLKGESDPMLEAAKFQKGDSVLDCTAGLGTDSLVFAVAAGGEGHVTACESSHTLYTILLEGMRYYRSGNGRVDEALRSIQVKHSNHLELLRSMSDNSVDVVYFDPMFREPVMDSSAIRPLRRYANSAPLALESITEAKRVARKTVVMKEKRDSGEFARLGFSTVNRAHSKTVYGVIELDRNSKA, encoded by the coding sequence ATGATAATTACAACAGGCGATACGAATGCAAAGACGCTTGCGGAGCGTGCGGTTCGTCTTGCTGAGGTTACCCATTCAAGCTATGTTCAGCGAAATAAAGCTTCCTTGGCCAAGCTATCGGAACAATATGGCGATGAAGATATTATCGTTGTCGTAACGAATGGCGTTCGTTTGATCCGTCCAGGGGAGCCTGTGCTCGAATTTCATCCAAGCATGGGATTTGTTCGGGCGAAGCGCGTATTAAAAGGGGAAAGCGACCCTATGCTGGAAGCTGCGAAGTTCCAGAAAGGTGACTCTGTACTGGACTGTACGGCAGGTCTTGGAACGGATTCGCTGGTGTTCGCCGTCGCCGCAGGAGGAGAAGGACATGTCACCGCTTGTGAGAGCTCTCACACTTTGTACACCATACTACTAGAGGGCATGCGGTATTACCGGAGCGGCAACGGCCGTGTGGATGAGGCACTCAGATCCATTCAGGTGAAGCACAGCAATCATTTAGAGCTGCTCCGCAGTATGAGTGACAATAGTGTCGATGTCGTATATTTTGACCCGATGTTCCGTGAGCCTGTTATGGATTCGAGCGCGATTCGTCCTTTGCGCAGATATGCGAATAGTGCGCCTTTGGCGCTGGAGAGCATCACAGAGGCCAAGAGAGTGGCTAGAAAAACAGTGGTTATGAAAGAAAAAAGGGACAGTGGTGAATTTGCCAGACTCGGTTTTAGTACCGTGAATCGTGCCCATTCAAAAACAGTGTACGGAGTGATTGAACTTGACAGAAACTCAAAAGCCTAA
- a CDS encoding DUF402 domain-containing protein: MKRKFGDRANWRRITNRQFTCRYVESEEFTGYLSLYTIHELKEPLWKTYGGYTFCTADKGYSWLQYFPKDEHFVVTAMFDDQERIIEWYIDTCRSQGVTDQGVPWFDDLYLDVIVLRDGEVFLLDEDELDDALDKGHITTTDYELSMRTAQYLLHSIDAHSFPYFQMSLEHRSTLFENGEFKE, encoded by the coding sequence ATGAAGAGAAAATTTGGAGACAGAGCGAACTGGCGCCGAATTACCAATCGGCAATTCACCTGTCGATATGTAGAGAGCGAGGAGTTTACCGGTTATTTATCCCTTTATACCATCCATGAGTTAAAGGAACCTTTATGGAAAACTTATGGAGGGTATACGTTCTGCACAGCGGATAAAGGGTATTCCTGGCTTCAGTATTTTCCTAAGGATGAGCACTTTGTTGTGACGGCGATGTTTGATGACCAGGAACGGATTATTGAATGGTATATCGATACTTGCCGTAGTCAGGGTGTCACAGATCAGGGCGTTCCTTGGTTTGATGACTTATATTTGGATGTTATCGTTCTGAGGGATGGAGAAGTATTCCTACTCGACGAAGATGAACTAGATGACGCTTTGGATAAGGGGCATATTACGACAACAGATTACGAATTGTCCATGCGGACAGCGCAGTACTTATTGCATTCAATTGATGCGCATTCCTTCCCTTATTTCCAGATGTCATTGGAACACCGTTCCACTTTGTTCGAGAATGGGGAATTCAAGGAGTGA
- a CDS encoding transglycosylase domain-containing protein has product MSNDTLSRSGNRKNNQKEKKPGPKKKKKISGKRVAWTLFFTAAFVIFVALAGYLFIMVSGERILQANFDKMTVNETSKVYDRNDEEISELSIEKRDPVDGEDIPQILKDAFIATEDRRFYEHNGVDLWAIGRAAVTDIMARSLVEGGSTISQQLAKNVFLTRDKTFFRKATEMSIALAIERNYSKDEILTMYLNRTWFGYQNYGIQTASEFYFGKSDLNELEIWEVATLAAIPKGPSAYNPAGNPNDSKERRGVVLQLMYDQGYISKEEMDEAKAVDYAYERPEEEKKYVAYVDYVLKEAERVTGKTTDDLNIGGYKIYTAMAPEAQEAVEAAFKNDELFEESASDQKVQGSMVIMDHATGGIVAMQGGRDYQRQGWNRATSSYRQPGSAFKPIASYAPALETGDFTMNTPLSNSQQCFGDYCPRNLHGYSNTIGMADAITKSENIPAVWLLNEIGVNTGYEFAEKLGITMTDGDRNLSMALGGLDKGTNTLEMASAYSAFANRGQYQEGHAISRIENSDGKVIYEYESDAEQVMSEQTAYQMTEMMQEVVNSGTGTSAKLDRPVAGKTGTTQSGYEGNSANRDVWFVGYTPEYTAAVWMGYDNPDQQHLLKNSSRLAATFFKTVMEKALEGVERKEFFVPDSEVPEVTEPPVEEEEPETDLTVSGLSASYDKEAQAVSLSWSGSSTEGLQYRIYRKETSEGSFSRIQDQISGTSATDTGALPGLTYEYYVTVINPENGEDASESNHVSLFIEPVEEAPETPEQPEVPEDPGTDPGQGQEDPDNSGNGNGEGNGADTGEGNGSGNEGNGGNGSGTGNGGNGGGQGGNDTGNGGNGTEPPSSGGEGNNEGGETPPEETTPPSGEISPPGEDNPPTTTVPGTTTP; this is encoded by the coding sequence ATGTCAAACGATACATTGTCTAGGTCCGGGAATCGTAAGAATAATCAAAAAGAGAAGAAACCAGGACCTAAGAAAAAGAAAAAAATATCGGGTAAACGTGTAGCCTGGACATTGTTTTTTACAGCTGCTTTTGTCATCTTTGTTGCGCTTGCCGGCTATCTGTTTATTATGGTGAGCGGAGAGCGGATCTTACAGGCCAACTTTGACAAAATGACCGTGAACGAAACATCCAAGGTATATGACCGAAATGATGAGGAGATCAGTGAGCTGTCCATTGAGAAGCGTGATCCTGTAGATGGAGAGGATATTCCTCAAATCTTGAAAGATGCCTTTATTGCGACAGAGGATAGAAGGTTCTACGAGCACAACGGTGTAGATCTGTGGGCGATCGGTCGTGCAGCAGTCACGGATATTATGGCCCGTTCTCTGGTTGAGGGCGGTAGTACCATCTCTCAGCAGCTCGCCAAGAACGTGTTCCTGACGCGGGATAAAACGTTCTTCCGTAAGGCGACGGAGATGTCCATTGCGCTTGCCATTGAACGGAATTATTCAAAGGATGAAATCTTGACGATGTATTTAAACCGTACCTGGTTCGGATACCAGAACTATGGGATTCAAACCGCTTCGGAGTTTTATTTCGGCAAGAGTGACCTGAATGAGCTGGAAATATGGGAAGTTGCGACGCTGGCGGCGATTCCTAAGGGCCCATCTGCTTACAATCCGGCAGGTAATCCTAACGACTCCAAAGAAAGAAGAGGAGTTGTCCTTCAATTAATGTATGATCAAGGATACATTTCGAAGGAAGAGATGGATGAGGCCAAAGCAGTGGATTACGCTTATGAGCGTCCGGAAGAGGAGAAGAAATACGTTGCCTATGTCGATTACGTGCTGAAAGAGGCTGAGCGTGTAACAGGCAAAACAACGGATGATCTGAACATCGGTGGTTATAAAATCTATACAGCGATGGCTCCTGAGGCTCAAGAAGCTGTAGAAGCCGCTTTTAAGAATGATGAATTGTTCGAAGAAAGCGCATCGGACCAGAAGGTGCAGGGCTCCATGGTGATTATGGACCATGCAACAGGCGGTATCGTTGCGATGCAGGGAGGCCGCGATTATCAGCGTCAAGGCTGGAACCGCGCGACAAGCAGCTATCGTCAGCCAGGATCTGCGTTTAAGCCGATTGCTTCCTATGCACCGGCTCTAGAAACTGGTGATTTTACAATGAATACACCACTAAGCAACTCGCAGCAATGCTTTGGTGATTATTGTCCTCGGAACCTGCACGGATATTCGAATACGATCGGCATGGCGGATGCCATCACGAAGTCTGAAAATATTCCTGCCGTGTGGCTGCTGAATGAAATCGGCGTTAACACAGGATATGAGTTTGCCGAGAAGCTGGGGATTACGATGACGGATGGTGACCGCAATCTATCCATGGCGCTTGGCGGCTTGGATAAAGGAACGAATACGCTTGAGATGGCTTCAGCATACAGTGCATTTGCTAATCGCGGTCAGTATCAGGAAGGTCATGCTATCTCACGAATTGAGAACAGCGATGGCAAGGTGATTTATGAGTATGAATCAGATGCCGAGCAAGTAATGAGTGAGCAAACCGCTTATCAAATGACAGAAATGATGCAAGAGGTTGTCAATAGCGGTACAGGTACAAGCGCGAAGCTGGATCGTCCTGTGGCTGGTAAGACAGGAACGACACAGAGCGGTTACGAAGGAAACAGCGCGAACCGTGATGTATGGTTCGTCGGCTATACACCAGAATACACCGCCGCAGTCTGGATGGGATACGATAATCCGGATCAGCAGCACCTGCTGAAGAACAGCAGCCGACTTGCAGCTACCTTCTTCAAGACGGTTATGGAAAAGGCGCTTGAAGGAGTGGAGCGCAAGGAATTCTTTGTGCCGGATAGTGAAGTTCCAGAGGTAACGGAACCGCCAGTTGAAGAGGAAGAGCCGGAAACGGATCTGACGGTTAGTGGACTGAGTGCCTCTTACGATAAAGAGGCTCAAGCCGTATCACTGAGCTGGAGCGGGTCATCAACCGAAGGCTTACAATACCGAATCTATCGTAAAGAGACGTCGGAAGGAAGCTTCAGTCGAATCCAGGATCAGATCTCGGGAACTTCGGCAACGGACACGGGAGCATTACCTGGTCTGACCTACGAATATTATGTCACCGTTATTAATCCGGAGAACGGGGAGGATGCAAGTGAGTCCAACCATGTGTCACTGTTTATCGAACCGGTAGAGGAGGCTCCAGAAACTCCGGAACAGCCGGAAGTACCTGAAGATCCGGGTACAGATCCAGGTCAAGGTCAAGAAGACCCGGATAATAGCGGTAACGGTAATGGAGAAGGGAACGGAGCGGATACCGGTGAAGGAAACGGCTCCGGTAATGAAGGTAATGGTGGAAATGGCTCCGGCACTGGCAATGGTGGAAATGGCGGGGGTCAAGGAGGTAACGACACTGGCAATGGTGGTAACGGTACGGAACCTCCTTCCAGCGGAGGGGAAGGCAATAACGAAGGTGGAGAAACTCCGCCGGAGGAAACTACACCTCCATCTGGTGAAATCTCACCTCCAGGAGAAGATAACCCGCCAACCACTACAGTTCCCGGTACAACGACACCTTAA